Proteins from a genomic interval of Nostoc sp. TCL240-02:
- a CDS encoding ISAs1 family transposase — MSEGFEIKSADTLENSPHQRKPAEVADIVRIQQNLVEHFALIKDPRVERTKKHQLRDILVIAILAVITGAQGWEDIENYGISKRQWLEEFLALPNGIPSDSVALASLRASDTFRRVFEFINPEELNRCFLRWIETLVTKMGGEIIPIDGKTIRGSYDRNQGKSALHVISAWASEQNLVLAQMKVEDKSNEITAIPALLELLDITGAIITIDAMGTQTEIAKKIIDKKADYVLALKANHPTLYRQVEQWFEQASAQDFQGIDVSYEQRIEKGHYRTEIRQVWSVPVSAIGELYQPRLWAGLQSVVMVVRVRRLWNQTTREIQFYLTSLHSDAQLLGRAIRKHWGIENQAHWTLDCTFAEDSCRIRSFHSPRNFALLRRIALNALNREHTYKRSLRQKMKRTAMDNDYMIRVLSFCFLDSTLNSSESFCQA; from the coding sequence ATGTCAGAAGGCTTTGAAATTAAATCTGCTGATACTCTAGAAAATTCTCCTCATCAGCGAAAGCCAGCAGAAGTGGCAGATATCGTCCGTATTCAACAGAATCTAGTGGAGCATTTTGCTCTTATTAAAGACCCAAGAGTAGAGCGAACCAAAAAACATCAACTTAGGGACATTTTAGTAATTGCAATTCTGGCAGTCATAACAGGAGCGCAGGGATGGGAAGATATCGAGAATTACGGCATAAGTAAGCGACAGTGGTTAGAAGAATTTTTGGCATTACCAAATGGAATTCCCTCCGATAGCGTAGCGTTAGCGAGTCTTCGAGCGTCTGATACCTTCCGACGAGTGTTTGAGTTCATTAACCCAGAAGAATTGAATCGTTGTTTTCTAAGATGGATAGAAACCCTGGTGACAAAGATGGGAGGAGAGATAATCCCCATAGATGGAAAGACAATTAGGGGTTCTTACGACCGCAATCAAGGGAAATCAGCACTGCACGTAATTAGTGCTTGGGCAAGCGAACAAAATTTGGTGTTGGCACAGATGAAAGTGGAAGATAAATCTAATGAAATTACTGCTATTCCCGCATTACTAGAATTACTAGATATCACAGGAGCTATCATCACCATTGATGCAATGGGGACACAAACAGAAATTGCCAAAAAGATTATTGATAAGAAAGCAGATTATGTTCTGGCACTTAAGGCTAATCACCCGACTCTCTACCGTCAGGTAGAACAATGGTTTGAACAAGCTTCTGCACAGGATTTTCAAGGTATTGATGTCAGTTATGAGCAACGCATTGAGAAAGGACATTATCGCACGGAAATCCGTCAAGTTTGGTCTGTTCCAGTTTCTGCCATTGGTGAACTTTACCAGCCCCGACTATGGGCAGGACTTCAAAGTGTGGTTATGGTTGTCCGAGTGCGTCGTCTTTGGAATCAAACTACTCGTGAAATTCAGTTTTATCTGACTTCTTTACATAGTGACGCTCAACTTTTAGGTCGAGCTATCCGAAAACATTGGGGTATTGAAAACCAGGCTCACTGGACACTTGATTGTACTTTTGCAGAAGATTCTTGCCGCATTCGCTCTTTCCATAGTCCGCGTAATTTTGCCCTTTTACGACGCATTGCTCTCAATGCCCTTAATCGCGAACATACTTACAAACGTAGTCTTCGTCAAAAAATGAAGCGCACGGCTATGGACAACGATTATATGATTCGCGTTCTCAGTTTTTGTTTTCTTGACTCTACATTAAATTCCTCTGAATCCTTCTGTCAAGCCTGA